In Eretmochelys imbricata isolate rEreImb1 chromosome 4, rEreImb1.hap1, whole genome shotgun sequence, a single window of DNA contains:
- the THNSL2 gene encoding threonine synthase-like 2: MRYISTRGEARSVDFEGALFSGYAPDGGLFMPQEIPTLDYNTLRTWSAFSYPELVKELSSLFISSELIPRKELNDLIDSAFRRFRHNNVVHLARLKDGLNVLELWHGVTYAFKDLSLSCTGQFLQYFLKKRKQHITILVGTSGDTGSAAIESVRGENNMDIFVLLPKGLCSQIQELQMTTVIEENVHVFIADGNSDEIDEPIKELFADADFARQHNLMSLNSINWSRIMVQIAHYFYAYFQCTPSMDMTPLPAVEIVVPTGAGGNITAGYIAQKMGLPIRLVAVVNNNDIIHRAIQHGDFSFSGSVKPTLASAMDIQEPYNMERILWLLSDCDGSLIKTLMEQFYTSKNLTLPEELQRKLSEALSSCSASDEDIVQAMRRCWEDNHYLLCPHSAVAVHYHYQQLDCHVSSRPRCCLAPASAAKFLDAVLRANLVPEVPPEIQALNMMETRSTTLRREDDWAKTLRDRIEAIAMRRHT, translated from the exons ATGAGGTATATCAGCACTCGAGGAGAAGCCAGGAGCGTTGACTTTGAAGGAGCCCTCTTTTCTGGCTATGCACCGGATGGTGGCCTTTTCATGCCCCAGGAAATCCCTACCCTGGACTATAACACCCTGCGAACATGGAGTGCCTTCTCCTATCCAGAGCTGGTGAAAGAGCTGAGTTCACTCTTCATCTCGTCTGAACTAATCCCACGGAAAGAGCTGAATG ATCTGATTGACAGCGCCTTCCGGAGGTTCCGGCACAACAATGTTGTGCATCTGGCCAGGCTGAAGGATGGGTTGAATGTTTTGGAGCTCTGGCATGGTGTAACTTATGCCTTTAAGGACTTGTCCTTGTCCTGCACAGGGCAGTTTTTACAGTACTTCCTGAAGAAAAGGAAGCAGCACATCACTATTCTAGTCG GAACTTCGGGAGACACCGGTAGTGCGGCAATTGAAAGTGTGCGAGGGGAAAACAACATGGACATCTTTGTTCTGTTACCCAAAGGTCTCTGCAGCCAGATACAAGAACTGCAGATGACGACGGTGATCGAAGAGAACGTCCATGTCTTTATTG CTGATGGAAATAGCGATGAAATTGACGAGCCGATCAAAGAATTGTTCGCTGATGCAGATTTTGCCAGACAACACAATCTGATGAGTCTGAACTCAATCAACTGGTCTAGGATTATGGTGCAGATCGCTCACTACTTCTATGCTTACTTTCAATGCACCCCATCCATGGACATGACTCCACTTCCGGCTGTGGAAATTGTTGTGCCAACAGGGGCTGGAGGAAATATCACAG CTGGATATATCGCCCAGAAAATGGGACTTCCAATCCGACTCGTCGCTGTGGTGAATAATAACGACATTATCCACAGAGCAATTCAGCATGGAGATTTCTCATTCTCTGGGAGCGTTAAGCCAACTTTAGCTTCTGCAATGGATATTCAG GAACCTTACAATATGGAGAGAATCTTGTGGCTGCTTTCGGACTGTGATGGCAGCTTGATTAAAACTCTGATGGAACAGTTTTACACGTCGAAAAACCTTACACTCCCAGAAGAACTGCAGAGAAAG CTTTCTGAAGCACTGAGCTCATGTTCAGCATCTGACGAAGACATTGTTCAAGCAATGAGACGCTGTTGGGAAGATAATCACTACCTGTTATGTCCCCACTCAGCTGTGGCTGTTCACTACCATTATCAGCAGTTGGACTGCCATGTCAGCAG CAGACCCAGGTGCTGCTTAGCACCCGCCTCAGCTGCAAAGTTCCTGGATGCCGTGCTCAGAGCAAACCTTGTTCCTGAAGTTCCACCTGAGATCCAAGCTTTAAACATGATGGAGACCAGATCCACAACACTGAGGAGAGAAGATGACTGGGCAAAAACCCTAAGAGACAGAATAGAAGCCATCGCCATGCGCAGACACACATAG